Proteins found in one Methanofollis fontis genomic segment:
- a CDS encoding DUF3467 domain-containing protein: MDGEEKKGGKMVIDLREMYEYEPSDLVPDIGGTVYSNLAYVQATHRDVFIDFLQMPGVKRDGKMHVQGTRVYLSHAAAQKLAGALAGTVERVYSDGAMEHYRPEKAGEREVSTQVSRVTKERTV, translated from the coding sequence ATCGACCTGCGGGAGATGTACGAGTATGAACCGTCTGATCTGGTCCCGGACATCGGGGGGACGGTGTACTCGAACCTTGCCTATGTGCAGGCCACGCACCGCGATGTGTTCATCGATTTTCTCCAGATGCCGGGCGTGAAGCGGGACGGGAAGATGCACGTACAGGGAACACGGGTGTATCTGTCCCATGCGGCGGCGCAGAAACTCGCCGGGGCGCTTGCAGGTACGGTGGAGAGGGTCTATTCAGACGGGGCGATGGAGCACTACCGCCCCGAGAAAGCCGGGGAGCGGGAGGTTTCGACGCAGGTTTCCCGGGTGACGAAGGAGAGGACGGTGTAG